One part of the Bombus terrestris chromosome 13, iyBomTerr1.2, whole genome shotgun sequence genome encodes these proteins:
- the LOC100647910 gene encoding bumetanide-sensitive sodium-(potassium)-chloride cotransporter encodes MDDEVISGCQNNKRSPMTLNVSGLWDVVPRLDHYRLSRRAKRPSLSTLHEGNLIKDTNIEAGQIGVTQQGHTGIKLGWIQGVLIPCLLNIWGVMLFLRLSWVVAQAGILQSIIIIGISAAVCVITTLSLSAISTNGEVKGGGIYFIISRTLGAEFGASVGIVFAFANAVSASMNTIGFCDSLNDLLREHNMQIIDNGVNDVRIVGIIALIVMIMICAIGMEWESKAQNFLIAIIVAAIFDFLIGTIIGPKNTTQEAYGFLGFSSEVFMNNLGPDYRFSENSNQTFFSVFAIFFPSVTGIQAGANISGDLKDPASSIPIGTLLALLISMLSYVTFVFFAGGAAIRDASGIVSANDTIVNCIPNVNCTYGLHNSYSVMQLMSVWGPLIYAGCFAATLSTALTNLLSVPRLIQALGQDRIYPGLIYFSKSYGKHGEPYRGYVLTFFVAALFLLIANLNVVAPLISNFYLASYALINFCTFHAALIRPLGWRPTFRYYNTWLSLFGFITCVSIMFLIDWVTSLVTFVIIFALYLIVVYRKPDVNWGSSTQAQTYKTALSIVYRLNSIDEHVKNYAPQILALSGAPGARPALLHLANLITKNHSLLISGEIHPTRLSYRLRSMRLRNGYAWLHQQRIKSFYHVVEDLSFERGASALMQATGVGKLAPNVVLMGYKTHWSTCNHKDLQEYFNVLHNAFDQKLAVAMLRIAEGLDCSEVATANGDDEHGVLAQSSYDLTGSTLMHVDSNLSMSSQIPRVQSVPTIGTQFVPVDAPQIVRDSPTHGSARDHLKNKRKHAIEKLMEKRHAMTPVPERLAIFQRKHKNGTIDVWWLYDDGGLTILLPYIISTRSNWEHCKMRIFALANHKQDIVAQEKEMTEIMAKFRIRYTSLKMVDDISVQPKQETLDFFDKLISDFRKNEPDNTECCVTEIELQSLKDKTYRQLRLRELLLENSSQSTLVVMSLPMPRKGAVSAPLYMAWLEALTKDMPPTLLIRGNHTSVLTFYS; translated from the exons ATGGACGATGAGGTGATCAGTGGATGCCAAAATAACAAGAGATCACCAATGACCCTAAACGTTAGCGGGTTGTGGGACGTGGTGCCACGATTAGATCATTATag ATTGAGTCGTCGTGCTAAGAGGCCATCGCTGAGCACCCTACACGAAGGAAATCTTATAAAG gaCACAAATATAGAGGCTGGTCAAATCGGAGTAACCCAGCAAGGACACACGGGAATAAAACTAGGATGGATCCAGGGTGTCCTCATACCATGTCTGCTCAATATATGGGGTGTAATGCTTTTCCTGCGACTGTCATGGGTAGTAGCACAGGCGGGCATACTGCAGAGCATCATCATAATCGGAATATCGGCAGCTGTCTGCGTCATCACAACGCTTAGCCTGAGCGCAATTAGTACTAATGGGGAAGTAAAGGGAG GTGGTATATATTTCATCATATCACGGACTCTGGGAGCGGAATTTGGAGCCTCGGTAGGAATCGTTTTTGCATTTGCAAATGCAGTTTCGGCATCGATGAATACCATTGGTTTCTGCGACTCCCTGAACGATTTGTTACGAGAGCATAACATGCAAATCATTGACAATGGGGTAAACGACGTTCGAATCGTTGGAATAATCGCATTGATCGTTATGATCATGATTTGCGCGATTGGAATGGAATGGGAGTCAAag GCTCAAAACTTCCTTATAGCCATCATCGTCGCAGCTATCTTCGATTTTCTGATTGGTACTATCATAGGACCTAAGAATACGACGCAAGAAGCATATGGATTTCTTGGATTTTCCT CTGAAGTATTCATGAACAACCTGGGCCCGGATTATCGTTTTTCCGAGAACAGCAACCAAACGTTCTTCTCCGTGTTCGCCATTTTCTTTCCATCTGTAACGGGAATTCAAGCTGGTGCCAATATCTCCGGCGATTTGAAGGATCCAGCGAGCAGCATACCGATCGGAACACTTCTTGCGTTGCTAATCTCGATGCTCAGTTATGTCACTTTTGTCTTCTTCGCTGGTGGAGCGGCCATAAGGGATGCCAGTGGGATTGTCAGTGCAAATGATACCATCGTAAACTGCATTCCGAACGTCAACTGCACTTACGGATTACACAACAGTTACTCG GTGATGCAACTTATGTCGGTATGGGGTCCGTTGATCTACGCCGGCTGTTTCGCGGCAACCCTCTCTACAGCGTTGACAAACTTGCTATCGGTACCACGATTGATACAGGCGCTGGGACAAGACAGAATTTATCCCGGTTTGATTTACTTTAGCAAAAGTTACGGGAAACACGGTGAACCTTATCGTGGTTACGTGCTCACGTTCTTCGTGGCAGCGTTGTTCCTCTTGATAG CAAACTTGAACGTGGTCGCGCCTCTAATCTCAAACTTTTACCTGGCATCGTacgcgttaattaatttttgcacCTTTCACGCGGCGCTTATTCGGCCGCTTGGATGGCGACCCACATTCAGA TATTACAACACCTGGTTGTCTTTGTTCGGTTTTATCACATGTGTGTCCATAATGTTCCTCATTGATTGGGTGACTTCGCTGGTCACGTTTGTCATCATCTTCGCGTTGTATCTGATAGTGGTGTATCGGAAACCAGACGTGAATTGGGGTAGCAGTACGCAAGCACAAACCTACAAGACTGCGCTTTCTATCGTTTATCG ATTGAATTCTATCGACGAACATGTCAAAAATTATGCCCCACAAATTTTGGCACTGAGCGGAGCTCCTGGCGCCAGACCAGCGTTACTGCATCTGGCAAATCTCATCACGAAAAACCATTCGCTACTGATTTCCGGTGAAATACACCCA ACTCGTTTATCGTACCGTTTACGATCGATGAGACTGAGAAACGGTTATGCATGGTTACATCAACAACGGATAAAGTCGTTCTACCATGTAGTGGAGGATTTAAGCTTCGAACGGGGTGCATCAGCTTTGATGCAAGCAACAGGTGTCGGCAAGTTGGCACCGAACGTTGTTTTAATGGGTTACAAAACACACTGGTCAACGTGTAACCACAAGGATCTgcaagaatatttcaatgttcttcA TAACGCATTCGATCAGAAGTTAGCGGTAGCGATGTTACGAATCGCGGAGGGCTTAGATTGTTCGGAAGTTGCAACCGCGAATGGAGATGACGAACATGGTGTTTTAGCGCAAAGTAGCTACGATTTGACTGGAAGCACTTTGATGCACGTGGATAGCAATTTGTCAATGTCCAGTCAAATTCCAAGAGTGCAAAGCGTGCCAACAATAG GAACGCAATTCGTACCGGTAGACGCTCCACAAATTGTTAGAGATTCGCCTACTCACGGGAGTGCTCGTGACCATTTGAAGAACAAACGAAAACACGCGATAGAAAAATTAAT GGAGAAACGGCACGCAATGACACCGGTTCCTGAACGCTTAGCGATTTTCCAAAGAAAACACAAGAATGGTACAATCGACGTGTGGTGGTTGTACGACGATGGAG GTTTGACGATTCTTCTTCCGTATATAATCAGTACACGCTCGAATTGGGAGCATTGTAAAATGCGAATTTTCGCTCTGGCAAATCATAAACAAGATATAGTGGCCCAAGAGAAGGA aATGACCGAGATAATGGCAAAATTCAGGATAAGATATACCAGTCTGAAAATGGTAGACGACATAAGCGTTCAACCAAAGCAAGAAACGCTAGATTTCTTCGATAAACTTATATCTGACTTCCGAAAAAACGAGCCTGACAACACAG AATGTTGTGTAACAGAAATTGAACTTCAGTCTTTGAAAGATAAGACGTACCGGCAACTCAGACTGCGAGAATTACTATTGGAGAATTCCAGTCAATCCACGTTGGTTGTAAT GTCGTTGCCAATGCCAAGAAAAGGAGCAGTTTCAGCCCCGCTTTACATGGCATGGCTGGAGGCTTTAACTAAAGATATGCCACCAACACTCTTGATACGCGGAAATCATACTTCTGTCTTAACGTTTTACTCGTAG
- the LOC100648143 gene encoding ATP-dependent (S)-NAD(P)H-hydrate dehydratase isoform X1, translating into MYLFIYTIVIICILYLLYIQLLLKNMYFATNDKIYMLGKFAYRNLVKCPLVSTMATSVSVDERMLKGIRKIIPNLNNTKYKGQDGRIGIFGGSVEYTGAPYYAAMSALRTGCDLVHIFCVKDASIPLKSFSPEPIVHPVLDQYDAIKQIRPWLDRLHVIVIGPGLGRDDKIFKTIVELISICRDMKKPLVIDADGLFLISQKPDIIKEYPGVILTPNAMEFSRLVKGILDKNVQPTPMIKANDVKHLADAFGKNVVILHKGAKDVIADGHKGTEAVSCGLAGSGRRCGGQGDLLSGALAVFWWWAICAGSSESALSPPIAASYAASRLVRECNASAYKIKQRGMLTCDILEQIQPVFARIFETHCNK; encoded by the exons atgtatttatttatatacaccattgttattatatgtatattgtatctgTTATATATACAACTGTTactgaaaaatatgtattttgcaacaaatgataaaatatatatgttaggAAAG TTTGCCTACAGGAATTTAGTCAAGTGCCCATTAGTTTCCACTATGGCTACATCAGTGTCTGTTGATGAGCGTATGTTAAAaggaataagaaaaataattccaaATTTGAATAATACCAAATATAAAGGACAAGATGGTAGAATTGGAATATTTGGTGGTAGTGTTGAATATACTGGTGCCCCATATTATGCAGCAATGAGTGCACTTCGCACTGGATGTGACTTAGTGCACATATTTTGTGTGAAAGACGCAAGCATTCCTTTGAAATCATTTAGCCCAGAACCTATTGTTCACCCAGTTTTAGATCAATATGATGCGATTAAACAAATAAGACCATGGCTTGATCGTTTACATGTAATTGTTATCGGACCAGGTCTTGGCAgagatgataaaatatttaaaacaattgtcgaattaatttcaatttgtcGTGACATGAAAAAGCCACTAGTAATTGATGCAGATGGATTATTTCTAATTAGCCAAAAGCCTGATATTATAAAAGAGTATCCAGGTGTAATTCTTACTCCTAATGCAATGGAATTCAGTCGTCTTGTTAAAGGAATACTGGACAAAAATGTTCAACCTACTCCAATGATTAAAGCTAATGATGTTAAACATTTGGCAGATGCATTTGGCAAAAATGTAGTAATTTTGCACAAAGGAGCAAAGGATGTAATTGCAGATGGACATAAAGGTACAGAAGCTGTGTCATGTGGATTAGCAGGTTCTGGAAGAAGATGTGGAGGTCAAGGAGACTTACTATCTGGCGCGTTAGCTGTATTTTGGTGGTGGGCTATTTGTGCAGGAAGTAGTGAAAGTGCTTTGTCACCTCCAATAGCTGCAAGTTATGCTGCATCTAGATTAGTAAGAGAATGCAATGCATCTGCATATAAGATAAAGCAAAGGGGAATGCTAACATGTGATATATTGGAACAAATACAGCCAGTTTTTGCTAGAATTTTTGAAACTCATTGTAACAAGTGA
- the LOC100648143 gene encoding ATP-dependent (S)-NAD(P)H-hydrate dehydratase isoform X2: MATSVSVDERMLKGIRKIIPNLNNTKYKGQDGRIGIFGGSVEYTGAPYYAAMSALRTGCDLVHIFCVKDASIPLKSFSPEPIVHPVLDQYDAIKQIRPWLDRLHVIVIGPGLGRDDKIFKTIVELISICRDMKKPLVIDADGLFLISQKPDIIKEYPGVILTPNAMEFSRLVKGILDKNVQPTPMIKANDVKHLADAFGKNVVILHKGAKDVIADGHKGTEAVSCGLAGSGRRCGGQGDLLSGALAVFWWWAICAGSSESALSPPIAASYAASRLVRECNASAYKIKQRGMLTCDILEQIQPVFARIFETHCNK, encoded by the coding sequence ATGGCTACATCAGTGTCTGTTGATGAGCGTATGTTAAAaggaataagaaaaataattccaaATTTGAATAATACCAAATATAAAGGACAAGATGGTAGAATTGGAATATTTGGTGGTAGTGTTGAATATACTGGTGCCCCATATTATGCAGCAATGAGTGCACTTCGCACTGGATGTGACTTAGTGCACATATTTTGTGTGAAAGACGCAAGCATTCCTTTGAAATCATTTAGCCCAGAACCTATTGTTCACCCAGTTTTAGATCAATATGATGCGATTAAACAAATAAGACCATGGCTTGATCGTTTACATGTAATTGTTATCGGACCAGGTCTTGGCAgagatgataaaatatttaaaacaattgtcgaattaatttcaatttgtcGTGACATGAAAAAGCCACTAGTAATTGATGCAGATGGATTATTTCTAATTAGCCAAAAGCCTGATATTATAAAAGAGTATCCAGGTGTAATTCTTACTCCTAATGCAATGGAATTCAGTCGTCTTGTTAAAGGAATACTGGACAAAAATGTTCAACCTACTCCAATGATTAAAGCTAATGATGTTAAACATTTGGCAGATGCATTTGGCAAAAATGTAGTAATTTTGCACAAAGGAGCAAAGGATGTAATTGCAGATGGACATAAAGGTACAGAAGCTGTGTCATGTGGATTAGCAGGTTCTGGAAGAAGATGTGGAGGTCAAGGAGACTTACTATCTGGCGCGTTAGCTGTATTTTGGTGGTGGGCTATTTGTGCAGGAAGTAGTGAAAGTGCTTTGTCACCTCCAATAGCTGCAAGTTATGCTGCATCTAGATTAGTAAGAGAATGCAATGCATCTGCATATAAGATAAAGCAAAGGGGAATGCTAACATGTGATATATTGGAACAAATACAGCCAGTTTTTGCTAGAATTTTTGAAACTCATTGTAACAAGTGA